Proteins co-encoded in one Bacillus sp. FSL H8-0547 genomic window:
- a CDS encoding GntR family transcriptional regulator: protein MSASKPKVYIEILREIRSIIKEDGLAAGDKIPSERELAERLQAGRSSVREALRALELLGIIETRRGEGTFIKDFRDNDLVEILGTFILQDKNAISDLTEMNKLLEYNALQVLLAKDREAELKELRDRLKQEMMTHAAFMTELMKLSDNFLLYRIWTVVSEYVKLIQPKPETGSQAVYEEIIDGLLSKDENRVFQSFYTLAHKESADKA from the coding sequence ATGAGTGCATCCAAACCTAAAGTATATATTGAAATTCTTCGCGAAATCAGGTCGATCATCAAAGAAGACGGGCTCGCTGCGGGCGATAAGATTCCATCTGAACGCGAGCTTGCCGAACGGCTTCAGGCCGGGCGTTCCTCTGTCAGAGAAGCGCTTCGGGCGCTTGAGCTCCTGGGGATCATTGAAACGAGGCGCGGGGAAGGCACATTTATTAAAGACTTTCGCGACAATGACCTTGTCGAAATTCTCGGCACCTTTATTCTTCAGGATAAAAATGCGATTTCTGATCTTACTGAGATGAATAAGCTTCTTGAATATAATGCCCTGCAGGTCCTGCTTGCAAAAGACCGCGAGGCGGAACTGAAAGAACTGAGAGACAGGTTGAAGCAAGAGATGATGACCCATGCAGCATTCATGACAGAGCTTATGAAACTGTCGGATAATTTTCTGCTGTACCGCATTTGGACAGTTGTCAGCGAATACGTAAAGCTGATTCAGCCCAAACCTGAAACCGGATCTCAAGCCGTCTATGAAGAAATCATTGACGGACTGCTTTCCAAGGACGAAAATCGTGTATTCCAATCTTTTTACACTCTAGCTCATAAAGAAAGTGCCGATAAGGCATAA
- the accA gene encoding acetyl-CoA carboxylase carboxyl transferase subunit alpha yields MVGELEFEKPVTELRAKISELKEFTESTDVDLSAEISKLEGRLEKLEREIYTNLQPWDRVQIARHPNRPTTLDYIEKLFTNFFELHGDRYYGDDEAIVGGIAKFNGLPVTVIGHQRGKDTKENIRRNFGMPHPEGYRKALRLMHQADKFGRPIICLIDTKGAYPGKAAEERGQSEAIAKNLFEMAGLSVPVICIVIGEGGSGGALALGVGNHIHMLENSTYSVISPEGAAALLWKDSGLAKKAAETMKITAPDLKELGVIDQIIKEVKGGAHRDVAEQAKNMNQVIHDSLKELLKLNGEQLIQHRYEKFKRIGQVSFAEEIIGVK; encoded by the coding sequence ATGGTAGGGGAACTGGAATTTGAAAAGCCCGTTACAGAACTGAGGGCAAAGATCTCTGAACTGAAAGAGTTTACAGAGAGTACAGATGTGGATTTGTCTGCTGAGATCTCAAAACTTGAAGGACGCCTTGAAAAGCTTGAGAGAGAAATTTATACAAATCTTCAGCCGTGGGACAGAGTTCAGATTGCAAGACATCCGAACCGTCCGACAACACTTGACTATATTGAAAAGCTCTTCACAAACTTTTTTGAGCTTCACGGGGACCGCTATTACGGGGATGATGAAGCCATCGTCGGCGGAATTGCCAAATTTAACGGACTTCCTGTAACGGTCATTGGTCATCAGCGCGGAAAAGATACAAAAGAAAACATCCGCAGAAACTTCGGAATGCCTCATCCCGAAGGCTACCGCAAGGCGCTCAGGCTGATGCATCAGGCTGATAAGTTCGGCCGTCCGATCATTTGCCTGATTGATACAAAAGGAGCATACCCTGGAAAAGCAGCCGAAGAACGCGGCCAAAGTGAAGCCATTGCAAAGAACCTTTTTGAAATGGCGGGGTTATCCGTACCGGTCATCTGTATCGTAATCGGCGAGGGCGGAAGCGGAGGTGCGCTTGCTCTTGGAGTCGGCAACCACATCCATATGCTTGAGAATTCAACCTATTCGGTTATTTCCCCAGAAGGAGCTGCGGCCCTTTTGTGGAAAGATTCAGGGCTTGCCAAAAAGGCAGCGGAAACGATGAAAATTACTGCACCGGACCTGAAAGAACTGGGTGTTATTGATCAAATCATCAAAGAAGTAAAAGGCGGCGCCCACAGGGATGTTGCTGAACAGGCAAAAAATATGAATCAGGTCATTCATGATTCTCTGAAGGAGCTTTTAAAACTCAATGGAGAGCAGCTGATTCAGCACCGCTATGAAAAGTTTAAAAGAATCGGCCAGGTTTCGTTTGCAGAGGAAATTATTGGGGTAAAATAG
- the pfkA gene encoding 6-phosphofructokinase, with protein MKKIGVLTSGGDSPGMNAAVRAVVRKAIYHDVEVFGIYHGYSGLIAGHIEKLELGSVGDIIHRGGTKLYTARCPEFKTVEGQLKGIEQLKKHGIEGLVVIGGDGSYMGAKKLTEHGFPCVGVPGTIDNDIPGTDFTIGFDTALNTVIDAIDKIRDTATSHERTYVIEVMGRHAGDLALWSGLAGGAETILIPEVDYDMEDVLARLKHGTDRGKKHSIIIVAEGVGSGVDFGRKIEEATNLETRVSVLGHIQRGGSPTAFDRVLASRLGAYAVELLLEGKGGRAVGIQNNKLTNNDILEILDTPHTIDQNMYQLSKELSI; from the coding sequence ATGAAAAAAATCGGCGTATTAACCAGTGGAGGAGATTCACCTGGCATGAACGCTGCCGTACGCGCTGTCGTACGTAAAGCGATCTATCATGACGTAGAGGTGTTCGGCATTTATCATGGTTATTCAGGCTTAATTGCAGGCCATATAGAAAAACTTGAACTCGGTTCGGTAGGAGATATTATCCACCGCGGTGGTACAAAGCTCTACACAGCCCGCTGCCCGGAGTTTAAAACGGTTGAAGGCCAGCTCAAAGGCATCGAACAGCTGAAAAAGCACGGCATTGAAGGCCTTGTAGTCATCGGCGGAGACGGTTCTTACATGGGAGCTAAAAAACTGACTGAACACGGTTTCCCGTGCGTAGGCGTTCCAGGCACCATTGACAATGACATTCCAGGGACAGATTTTACAATCGGATTTGACACGGCACTAAATACCGTGATTGATGCAATAGACAAAATTCGTGATACAGCAACTTCACATGAGCGTACATATGTAATTGAAGTAATGGGACGCCATGCAGGAGATCTTGCACTATGGTCCGGCCTTGCAGGCGGAGCAGAAACCATTCTGATTCCTGAGGTTGACTATGATATGGAAGATGTACTTGCCCGTCTGAAGCACGGAACAGACCGCGGCAAAAAGCACAGTATCATCATTGTTGCTGAAGGCGTCGGAAGCGGAGTTGACTTCGGAAGAAAGATCGAAGAAGCTACAAACCTCGAAACACGTGTCTCCGTTCTTGGCCACATTCAGCGCGGAGGATCGCCAACAGCATTTGACAGAGTCCTTGCAAGCCGCCTGGGAGCTTACGCTGTAGAACTGCTTCTTGAAGGCAAAGGCGGACGTGCGGTCGGCATCCAGAATAACAAGCTGACAAACAATGATATCCTCGAAATTCTAGACACACCGCATACGATTGATCAGAACATGTACCAGCTTTCAAAAGAATTATCCATCTGA
- the accD gene encoding acetyl-CoA carboxylase, carboxyltransferase subunit beta — protein MLKDLFSKKKKYASIPSDQAKHDVPEGIMTKCPSCKKIMYTKELNKNLRVCMNCGHHHTMNAKERIKSLFDEHTFKEFDKEMVSENPLNFPGYLEKVEKDRKKTKMNEAVVTGEGAINGNQTVVAVMDATFRMGSMGSVVGEKITRAIERANERKLPFIIFTASGGARMQEGVLSLMQMAKTSSALKLFSDNGGLIISVMTHPTTGGVSASFASLGDYNFAEPKALIGFAGRRIIEQTIREDLPEDFQTAEFLLKHGQLDAVINRLDMKDTLSNILELHSSGGASSW, from the coding sequence TTGTTAAAGGATTTATTTTCAAAGAAAAAGAAATATGCATCCATTCCTTCAGATCAGGCAAAGCACGATGTGCCTGAAGGAATTATGACAAAATGTCCAAGCTGTAAAAAGATTATGTATACGAAAGAATTAAATAAAAACCTGCGCGTGTGCATGAACTGCGGCCACCACCATACAATGAATGCCAAAGAGCGCATTAAGAGTTTATTTGATGAGCATACATTTAAAGAGTTTGATAAAGAGATGGTTTCTGAAAACCCTCTTAATTTTCCGGGCTATCTTGAAAAAGTAGAAAAAGACCGGAAGAAAACAAAGATGAATGAAGCGGTCGTAACAGGCGAGGGAGCCATTAACGGCAATCAGACCGTGGTTGCGGTCATGGATGCAACCTTCCGGATGGGAAGCATGGGGTCAGTCGTTGGAGAAAAGATTACGAGAGCGATTGAGCGCGCGAATGAAAGAAAACTTCCATTTATCATCTTTACAGCTTCAGGCGGAGCGAGAATGCAGGAAGGTGTTTTAAGCCTCATGCAGATGGCCAAAACGAGCTCTGCCCTGAAACTGTTCAGTGATAACGGCGGATTGATCATTTCTGTTATGACACACCCGACAACAGGCGGTGTATCAGCAAGCTTTGCCTCTTTGGGAGATTACAATTTTGCTGAACCGAAAGCGCTGATCGGTTTTGCCGGCAGACGGATTATTGAACAGACGATCAGGGAAGATCTTCCGGAAGATTTCCAGACGGCAGAATTTCTTTTAAAACACGGTCAGCTTGATGCGGTCATCAACCGTCTCGATATGAAGGATACTCTTTCGAATATCCTTGAGCTTCATTCCTCAGGAGGTGCATCTTCATGGTAG
- the dnaE gene encoding DNA polymerase III subunit alpha, protein MPFVHLQVQSAYSLLNSSARIDRLVEKTAAHGAKSLAITDFHTMYGAVAFYKTCMKHGIKPIIGLIASVTLEEQGASDGYPLVLLAKNNEGYRNLIKISSVLQTRSPGGIKSRWMKSYSSGIIGLTPGDKGLVEQAVLSGNKEEAEKTLLLYKSLFHEGDFYLSLQNHSLHTDKELEKGILELSGRTGVPAAAANNVHYIEKEDAFAHNCLLAIKNGAKLEDDSDFALPSNQYYLKTPAEMAELFRDCPEALENTLKIADMCQVTMELGQTRLPKYPAPDGLPADEYLERLCLSGLKERFSDPPDSYYKRLDYELNVIREMKFSDYFLIVWDFMKYAHDHRILTGPGRGSAAGSLVAYVLRITDVDPIEHRLLFERFLNPERINMPDIDIDFPDSKRDEIISYVAEKYGAMHAAQIVTFGTLAAKASLRDVGRVMGASAKEADVLAKLIPSKPGSTLEQVLSESKDLQQLLDDSDLYRRIFETAVKLEGLPRHTSTHAAGMVLSSQPLTDIVPIQEGHNGIYLTQFSMDYLEDLGLLKMDFLGLRNLTLIEQITGLIERHEKKRIDFDRISYADDKTFELLGKGDTTGVFQLESDGMRSVLKRLKPTDLEDIVAVNALYRPGPMENIPLYIRRKHLEEQIEYPHPDLLPILQTTNGVIVYQEQIMEIASKMAGFSLGEADLLRRAVGKKQKEILDREREHFVSGCLNNGYDRASANHIYDLIVKFANYGFNRSHAVAYSMISFQLAYLKAHYPVYFTAALLTSVIGNDEKTAQYIREAKQHGVTVLPPSINKSEYPFLVENGSIRFSLNAIKSVGVNAVKEIYAARKKKAFSDLFDFCTRVSMKTVNRRVVESLIFSGAMDEFGMERSTLLASLDLAIEHAALFSTDDENQFDLFLEEEEFSIKPKYIEVEPFKTEEKLKFEKESLGFYFSSHPASAHLPLFQRAGVLPLSEAVLFGQKKVKVGVFISAMRTIRTKKGEVMAFLALSDESGDLEAVAFPNVYTKARNLLDQGNVVILTGKMETRSDRTQLIISDAETVEDLKKRAKTLFLKIEEMHLAEGKLQTVQNTLKKHRGTTPVILYYEKEKKSVRLPDEYNTEASAACLSELKKLLGEKNAAVKE, encoded by the coding sequence TTGCCATTTGTTCACCTTCAAGTTCAAAGTGCCTACAGTCTGCTGAACAGTTCCGCGCGAATTGACCGGCTTGTTGAAAAAACAGCAGCCCACGGAGCAAAATCACTCGCGATTACTGACTTCCATACGATGTATGGAGCGGTAGCGTTTTATAAAACATGCATGAAACACGGCATCAAACCCATTATCGGGCTAATAGCGTCTGTTACGCTCGAAGAACAGGGTGCAAGCGACGGATACCCCCTTGTTCTGCTTGCCAAAAACAATGAAGGATACAGAAATCTGATCAAAATCAGCAGTGTCCTTCAAACAAGATCTCCAGGAGGAATAAAATCCCGGTGGATGAAATCCTACAGCTCAGGAATTATCGGGTTAACACCCGGCGACAAGGGCCTGGTCGAACAGGCGGTCTTGAGCGGGAATAAAGAGGAAGCGGAAAAAACGCTTTTGCTCTATAAATCTCTGTTTCATGAAGGCGATTTCTATCTTTCGCTCCAAAACCACAGCCTGCATACAGATAAAGAACTGGAGAAAGGAATTTTAGAATTAAGCGGAAGAACAGGGGTGCCTGCTGCCGCTGCTAACAACGTTCACTATATTGAAAAAGAAGATGCGTTTGCCCACAATTGCCTTCTGGCCATTAAAAACGGAGCAAAGCTTGAAGACGACAGTGACTTCGCCCTTCCTTCCAATCAATATTATTTAAAAACCCCTGCTGAAATGGCAGAGCTGTTCAGGGATTGCCCCGAGGCTCTGGAAAACACTCTGAAAATAGCAGATATGTGCCAGGTCACAATGGAACTTGGACAAACCCGTCTTCCGAAGTATCCAGCACCTGACGGCCTTCCGGCTGACGAATATTTGGAGCGCCTTTGCCTGTCCGGTCTCAAAGAGAGGTTCAGCGATCCGCCAGACAGCTACTATAAAAGGCTTGACTATGAGCTGAATGTAATCAGGGAGATGAAATTCAGCGACTATTTCCTGATTGTCTGGGATTTCATGAAATATGCCCATGATCATCGAATTCTCACAGGTCCTGGAAGGGGATCTGCAGCAGGCTCACTTGTTGCCTATGTTTTGAGAATCACAGATGTGGATCCAATTGAGCACCGCCTTTTATTTGAGCGCTTCTTAAATCCCGAGCGCATAAATATGCCTGATATAGATATTGATTTTCCTGATTCTAAAAGGGATGAGATCATTTCGTATGTGGCAGAAAAGTACGGGGCGATGCACGCTGCTCAAATTGTGACGTTCGGCACACTCGCTGCAAAAGCTTCCCTCAGGGATGTCGGGAGAGTCATGGGGGCATCTGCCAAGGAAGCGGATGTTCTGGCAAAGCTCATTCCTTCAAAGCCCGGGTCCACCTTGGAGCAGGTTCTCTCAGAATCCAAAGACCTTCAGCAGCTTCTGGATGATTCGGATTTGTACAGGAGGATTTTTGAAACAGCCGTAAAGCTTGAAGGCCTTCCGAGGCACACCTCCACACATGCAGCGGGCATGGTGCTGAGCAGCCAGCCGCTTACAGATATCGTTCCGATCCAGGAGGGGCATAACGGCATTTATTTAACGCAGTTTTCAATGGATTATCTTGAGGATCTCGGGCTTTTGAAAATGGATTTTCTCGGCCTCAGAAATTTAACGCTGATTGAGCAGATCACAGGTTTAATCGAACGCCATGAAAAGAAACGGATCGATTTTGACCGCATTTCCTACGCGGATGATAAAACGTTCGAGCTTCTTGGCAAAGGGGATACAACAGGGGTTTTTCAGCTTGAATCAGACGGGATGCGCAGCGTTCTGAAACGGCTCAAGCCGACAGATCTTGAAGATATAGTGGCTGTAAATGCCCTGTACCGTCCGGGTCCGATGGAAAACATTCCGCTTTACATTAGAAGGAAACACCTGGAAGAGCAAATCGAGTACCCGCATCCGGACCTGTTGCCCATCCTTCAAACGACGAACGGCGTTATCGTCTACCAGGAGCAGATCATGGAGATTGCGTCTAAAATGGCCGGTTTTTCTTTAGGTGAAGCGGATCTTCTAAGGCGCGCTGTCGGAAAGAAACAAAAAGAAATTCTTGACCGGGAGAGAGAGCACTTTGTTTCGGGCTGTCTGAATAACGGCTATGACCGGGCGTCTGCAAACCATATTTACGATTTAATCGTCAAATTTGCAAATTACGGGTTCAACCGGAGCCATGCTGTTGCCTACAGCATGATTTCCTTTCAGCTTGCCTATTTAAAAGCCCACTATCCTGTTTATTTTACGGCCGCTCTTTTAACGAGCGTGATCGGAAACGATGAAAAAACCGCCCAGTACATTCGTGAGGCAAAGCAGCATGGAGTCACAGTTCTTCCTCCTTCTATTAATAAGAGCGAATATCCTTTTCTTGTCGAAAACGGAAGCATCCGCTTCAGTCTGAATGCGATTAAAAGTGTAGGCGTCAACGCTGTAAAAGAAATCTATGCGGCCAGAAAGAAAAAAGCATTCTCTGATCTGTTTGATTTCTGCACCAGGGTATCCATGAAAACCGTGAACAGACGGGTTGTTGAGTCTCTCATCTTTTCGGGAGCCATGGATGAGTTTGGGATGGAGAGGTCCACTCTGCTTGCAAGCCTTGATCTTGCGATTGAACATGCTGCCCTCTTTTCAACAGATGATGAAAATCAATTTGATTTGTTTTTAGAAGAGGAAGAATTCAGCATCAAGCCGAAATATATAGAAGTTGAGCCGTTCAAAACAGAAGAAAAGCTGAAGTTTGAAAAAGAGTCGCTTGGTTTTTATTTTTCAAGCCATCCTGCTTCAGCCCATTTGCCGCTGTTTCAGCGTGCGGGAGTTCTTCCGCTGAGTGAAGCCGTGCTTTTCGGCCAGAAAAAAGTGAAAGTCGGCGTGTTCATTTCTGCCATGCGCACGATCCGGACGAAAAAAGGCGAGGTCATGGCGTTTCTTGCCTTAAGTGATGAAAGCGGGGATCTTGAAGCGGTCGCTTTTCCAAACGTTTATACGAAGGCCCGGAATTTGCTTGATCAGGGAAATGTGGTCATTCTTACAGGCAAAATGGAAACCCGCAGCGACCGCACGCAGCTGATTATTTCCGATGCGGAAACAGTAGAGGACCTGAAGAAAAGAGCAAAGACGCTCTTTTTAAAAATCGAGGAAATGCATCTTGCGGAAGGAAAGCTTCAAACCGTGCAGAATACTCTTAAAAAGCACCGCGGCACAACGCCTGTTATTCTCTACTATGAAAAAGAGAAAAAGAGCGTCAGACTGCCGGATGAATATAACACAGAAGCGAGTGCTGCATGTCTTTCAGAGCTTAAAAAATTACTCGGAGAGAAAAATGCAGCAGTCAAAGAATAA
- a CDS encoding malic enzyme-like NAD(P)-binding protein, which translates to MSLREEALHMHLVHKGKLESKSKVPVRNAKDLSLAYSPGVAEPCKAIYEDKNKVYDYTMKGNMVAVVSDGTAVLGLGNIGPEAALPVMEGKAVLFKSFAGVDAFPICLNTTDVDKIVETVKLLEPTFGGVNLEDIAAPNCFVIEERLKKETNIPIFHDDQHGTAIVTVAGLVNALKLAGKSMSSIRVVANGAGAAGIAIIKLLYRYGVRDIIMCDSKGSIFEGRSYGMNSVKEEVAKYTNRDRTEGSLADVIKDADVFIGVSVEGALTKEMIASMKKDPIIFAMANPVPEIMPHEAKEAGAMVIGTGRSDFPNQVNNVLAFPGIFRGALDVRATHINEQMKIAAVEAIAALISTEELTADYVIPAPFDARVAPAVAAAVARAAMETGVARIKADPEEIAEKTKQLAIIETK; encoded by the coding sequence ATGTCATTGCGCGAAGAAGCATTACATATGCATCTAGTTCATAAAGGAAAGCTTGAATCGAAATCAAAAGTACCAGTCAGAAATGCTAAAGACCTGAGCTTAGCATATTCTCCAGGGGTCGCTGAACCTTGCAAAGCGATTTATGAAGATAAAAATAAAGTGTACGACTATACAATGAAAGGCAACATGGTTGCCGTTGTTTCTGATGGAACGGCTGTGCTTGGGCTAGGAAATATCGGACCTGAGGCAGCGCTTCCTGTTATGGAAGGGAAAGCTGTTCTTTTCAAAAGCTTCGCAGGGGTTGATGCGTTTCCAATCTGTTTAAACACAACGGATGTGGACAAGATTGTAGAAACGGTCAAACTTCTCGAACCTACTTTCGGCGGCGTAAATCTTGAGGATATTGCTGCTCCGAATTGCTTCGTTATTGAAGAGCGCCTGAAAAAAGAAACAAATATCCCGATTTTCCATGATGACCAGCACGGCACAGCCATCGTAACAGTGGCAGGTCTTGTGAACGCATTGAAGCTTGCGGGCAAATCTATGTCAAGCATCAGGGTGGTTGCAAACGGAGCGGGTGCAGCAGGCATTGCCATCATTAAGTTGCTTTACCGCTACGGTGTGCGCGATATTATCATGTGCGATTCCAAAGGGTCGATCTTTGAAGGCCGCTCTTACGGAATGAACAGTGTAAAAGAGGAAGTCGCCAAATATACAAACCGTGACCGCACAGAGGGAAGCCTTGCCGACGTCATTAAAGATGCGGACGTGTTTATCGGTGTTTCAGTAGAAGGAGCTTTAACGAAGGAAATGATTGCATCCATGAAAAAAGATCCGATCATCTTTGCTATGGCAAACCCTGTTCCTGAAATCATGCCCCATGAAGCGAAAGAAGCGGGCGCGATGGTCATCGGAACAGGCCGTTCCGATTTCCCGAATCAGGTAAACAACGTTCTCGCTTTTCCGGGCATTTTCCGCGGGGCGCTTGATGTGCGCGCTACACACATAAATGAACAAATGAAAATTGCGGCTGTAGAAGCGATTGCTGCCCTGATTTCAACTGAGGAACTGACGGCGGATTATGTCATACCGGCTCCATTTGATGCCCGGGTTGCTCCTGCGGTGGCGGCGGCTGTTGCGAGGGCAGCAATGGAAACCGGAGTGGCCAGAATAAAAGCCGATCCTGAGGAAATTGCAGAAAAAACGAAGCAGCTTGCGATTATTGAAACAAAGTGA
- a CDS encoding FxsA family protein, translating into MRYILPFLIIIPALEIGILLFSGKTLGIVPTILLIIATGVGGAWLAKKQGIEAVQKVQREMSRGNIPGDSILDGLCILTGGLLLLTPGFVTDITGFMLLIPGTRKMVKPLLQKQISKMIERNRFTIIR; encoded by the coding sequence TTGAGATATATCCTGCCTTTTCTAATCATCATCCCTGCGCTTGAGATTGGCATTTTGCTGTTCTCAGGCAAAACACTCGGCATTGTTCCGACCATCCTGCTGATCATTGCAACTGGAGTAGGCGGAGCATGGCTTGCCAAAAAACAAGGCATAGAAGCCGTTCAAAAAGTCCAGAGAGAAATGAGCAGGGGCAACATTCCCGGAGACTCGATTCTCGACGGACTCTGTATCCTTACAGGCGGCCTTCTTTTGCTCACGCCGGGCTTTGTCACCGATATCACCGGTTTTATGCTGCTCATACCCGGCACGAGGAAAATGGTTAAACCGCTTCTTCAGAAGCAGATCAGCAAAATGATCGAGCGAAACCGGTTTACCATCATAAGATAG
- the pyk gene encoding pyruvate kinase, with amino-acid sequence MRKTKIVCTIGPASESVEKLTQLMEAGMNVSRLNFSHGDFEEHGARIKNIREAAAKLNKNVAILLDTKGPEIRTHSMQDGAIELVAGSEVTVSMTEVLGTADKFSISYEGLINDVHTGSIILLDDGLIGLEVIEINKQANEIRTKILNTGTLKNKKGVNVPGVSVKLPGITEKDANDILFGIEQGVDFIAASFVRRAADVLEIRELLEKNGAPQIQIIPKIENQEGVDNIDEILEVSDGLMVARGDLGVEIPAEEVPLVQKELIKKCNAAGKPVITATQMLDSMQRNPRPTRAEASDVANAIFDGTDAIMLSGETAAGSYPVEAVQTMNNIASRAEQALDYKQILAKRSEQADMTITDAIGQSVAHTGLNLQAAAIVATTESGHTARMISKYRPKAPIVAVTSCESVSRKLALVWGVHSRNGEQSSSTDEMLDQAVQESLLSGVVKHGDLIVITAGVPIGETGTTNLMKVHVVGDVIAKGQGIGRKTAFGKVVVASSAADAEAKMTQGAILVSQSTDRDMMPALEKAAALITEEGGLTSHAAVVGLSLGIPVIVGVENATAILKDGQEITVDGSRGAIYQGHASVL; translated from the coding sequence ATGAGAAAAACGAAAATAGTTTGTACGATCGGCCCTGCAAGTGAAAGTGTAGAGAAGCTTACACAATTGATGGAAGCAGGCATGAACGTATCGCGCCTGAACTTCTCCCATGGAGATTTTGAAGAGCACGGAGCACGCATCAAAAATATCCGCGAAGCAGCTGCAAAGCTTAATAAGAATGTTGCCATCCTTCTTGATACGAAAGGACCGGAAATCCGCACGCACTCTATGCAGGACGGAGCAATTGAACTCGTAGCAGGATCTGAAGTAACGGTATCTATGACTGAAGTTCTTGGTACAGCAGACAAGTTCTCCATTTCTTACGAAGGTCTTATCAACGATGTTCATACAGGTTCAATCATCCTGCTTGATGACGGTCTGATCGGTCTTGAAGTCATTGAAATCAATAAGCAGGCCAATGAAATCAGAACTAAGATCCTTAACACTGGAACACTTAAAAATAAAAAAGGCGTCAACGTGCCGGGAGTAAGTGTAAAACTTCCTGGAATCACAGAAAAAGATGCAAATGACATCTTGTTCGGAATTGAGCAGGGAGTGGACTTTATCGCTGCATCATTCGTGCGCCGCGCAGCAGATGTTCTTGAGATCCGTGAATTGCTTGAAAAAAATGGAGCTCCTCAAATCCAGATCATCCCGAAAATTGAAAACCAGGAAGGCGTCGACAACATCGATGAAATTCTTGAAGTATCAGACGGCCTGATGGTAGCGCGCGGAGACCTTGGCGTTGAAATTCCGGCAGAAGAAGTGCCTCTAGTTCAAAAAGAATTGATCAAAAAGTGCAACGCAGCAGGCAAGCCGGTTATCACGGCTACGCAAATGCTTGACAGCATGCAGCGCAACCCGCGCCCTACACGCGCAGAAGCAAGTGACGTTGCAAACGCCATTTTCGACGGTACCGATGCAATCATGCTTTCTGGTGAAACAGCAGCCGGTTCATACCCTGTTGAAGCTGTTCAAACAATGAACAACATCGCATCACGTGCAGAACAGGCACTGGATTACAAGCAGATTCTTGCAAAACGCAGCGAGCAGGCTGATATGACGATTACGGATGCTATCGGACAATCGGTTGCACATACAGGCTTAAACCTTCAGGCAGCTGCCATTGTAGCAACGACTGAAAGCGGCCATACTGCACGCATGATCTCAAAATACCGTCCTAAAGCTCCAATCGTTGCGGTTACATCATGTGAATCTGTTTCACGCAAGCTTGCTCTTGTATGGGGCGTACATTCACGCAACGGCGAACAGTCTTCATCAACAGATGAAATGCTTGATCAGGCTGTTCAGGAATCTCTGCTTTCAGGTGTAGTCAAGCATGGTGATCTGATTGTCATCACAGCTGGTGTACCGATCGGAGAAACAGGCACAACGAACCTGATGAAAGTTCATGTAGTCGGCGATGTTATCGCTAAAGGCCAGGGCATTGGCCGCAAAACGGCATTCGGCAAAGTTGTAGTAGCAAGCTCAGCTGCTGATGCAGAAGCAAAAATGACACAGGGAGCCATTCTGGTTTCTCAAAGCACAGACCGCGACATGATGCCTGCGCTTGAAAAAGCAGCAGCTCTTATTACAGAAGAAGGCGGCTTGACAAGTCATGCTGCTGTAGTAGGCTTAAGCCTTGGAATTCCTGTTATTGTCGGCGTTGAAAACGCAACAGCTATCTTAAAAGACGGACAGGAAATCACAGTAGACGGATCACGTGGAGCCATCTACCAAGGACACGCAAGCGTACTTTAA